The following proteins are encoded in a genomic region of Chryseobacterium cucumeris:
- a CDS encoding HAD family hydrolase: MKTKNLIFDLDGTLWDSRATIIKIWNKVLGKHQLIQKELKPEDMDQYMGLLAHDIVKDIIPGISDLQAQKLLSEIVGEENKILHLEGGILYDGVEETLKNLANTYSLFIVSNCQDGYIESFLDYYQFSDLFVDFESHGRTKKNKSENIQLLMERNYLSAEDTLYIGDTQTDYDSATSNGLPFIFCKYGFGKLTNPLYEPAILSFSQVGLRVTDITK, from the coding sequence TTGAAAACAAAGAATCTAATCTTCGATCTGGATGGAACATTATGGGATTCCAGAGCTACGATTATCAAAATATGGAATAAAGTATTGGGTAAACATCAGTTGATCCAAAAAGAACTGAAGCCTGAAGACATGGATCAGTATATGGGATTATTAGCTCATGATATTGTAAAAGATATTATTCCCGGCATTTCAGACCTGCAGGCTCAGAAACTTCTTTCTGAAATTGTAGGCGAAGAGAATAAAATACTTCACTTAGAAGGTGGAATTTTATATGATGGTGTGGAAGAGACTTTAAAGAATCTGGCTAATACCTATTCCCTTTTCATTGTAAGCAACTGTCAGGATGGCTATATTGAATCTTTTTTAGATTATTATCAATTCAGTGATCTGTTTGTAGATTTTGAGTCTCACGGGCGGACCAAAAAAAATAAATCTGAAAACATACAGCTTCTTATGGAAAGAAATTATTTATCTGCTGAAGACACCTTATATATTGGAGATACCCAAACTGATTATGATTCTGCAACATCCAATGGATTACCATTTATCTTTTGTAAATATGGATTTGGAAAGTTAACCAACCCTTTGTACGAGCCGGCGATTCTTTCCTTTTCACAAGTAGGACTCCGCGTTACCGATATAACCAAATAA
- a CDS encoding Tex family protein: MTTVEFIQRQLSISEKNINNTLQLLAEDCTIPFISRYRKDKTGNLDETQIEQISKISRQFEDIVKRKETIVKSIEEQNSLTPELQHRIEESFDIQELEDLYLPFKKRKKTKADTAKEKGLEPLARIIMSQKSNDIHFLASKYLNDEVNSEEEALQGARDIIAEWINENMYVRKNLRRLFQRKAVITSKVVKAKKDEEDAQKFSQYFEWEESLGRTPSHRLLAMLRAEAEGFVKTNVAVDKEEAIGFIEKAVIKSNNESSDQIALAIKDSYKRLLEPAISNETLQEAKEKADKKAIEIFSENLSQLLLAPPLGEKRILAIDPGYRSGCKVVCLDEKGDLLHNETLYPHAPQNESGMAMKKIRSMVNAYNIEAISIGNGTASRETEFFIKKIAFDKPLQVFVVSEAGASVYSASKIARDEFPSYDVTVRGAVSIGRRLSDPLAELVKIDAKSIGVGQYQHDVDQTQLKNELDSTVMKCVNSVGINLNTASKSLLSYVSGIGEKMAENIVNYRTENGAFEDRKQLKKVPRLGEKAFQQAAAFVRITNAKNPLDNSAVHPEAYGIVEKMAKDLGIKTTELIANKEKIALVKPENYTTGEIGILGIKDILKELEKPGLDPRKAAKVFEFDPNVKSIKDLKAGMILPGIVNNITAFGCFVDLGIKESGLVHISQLKDGFVSDVNEVVKLHQHVRVKVTEVDEARKRVQLSMIL; this comes from the coding sequence ATGACGACCGTAGAATTTATCCAGAGACAGCTCAGCATTTCTGAAAAGAACATCAACAATACTTTACAATTATTAGCAGAAGACTGCACCATTCCTTTTATTTCGCGTTACCGAAAAGATAAGACCGGAAACCTTGATGAAACACAGATTGAACAGATTTCAAAAATCAGCAGGCAGTTTGAGGACATTGTTAAAAGAAAAGAAACTATTGTAAAATCAATAGAAGAACAGAATTCATTAACGCCTGAACTTCAGCATAGAATTGAAGAAAGCTTTGATATCCAGGAGCTGGAAGACCTTTACCTGCCTTTCAAAAAGCGTAAGAAAACCAAAGCAGATACTGCCAAGGAAAAAGGGCTCGAACCTTTAGCCAGAATTATTATGAGTCAGAAAAGTAATGATATTCATTTTCTGGCTTCAAAATATCTTAATGATGAAGTAAATTCTGAAGAAGAAGCATTGCAGGGAGCAAGAGACATCATAGCAGAATGGATCAATGAAAATATGTATGTCCGTAAAAATCTCCGCAGATTATTTCAGCGTAAGGCTGTTATCACTTCTAAAGTTGTAAAAGCCAAAAAAGATGAAGAAGATGCACAGAAATTCTCCCAATATTTTGAATGGGAAGAAAGTCTTGGCAGAACTCCTTCCCACAGACTTCTGGCAATGTTGAGAGCAGAAGCGGAAGGTTTTGTAAAAACAAATGTAGCTGTAGATAAAGAAGAAGCAATCGGTTTTATTGAAAAAGCGGTCATTAAATCCAACAATGAAAGTTCGGACCAGATTGCACTGGCCATAAAAGACAGTTATAAAAGACTTCTGGAACCCGCTATTTCAAACGAAACATTACAGGAAGCCAAAGAAAAAGCAGACAAAAAAGCAATTGAAATTTTCTCTGAGAATTTAAGCCAGCTGCTTCTTGCTCCACCTTTGGGAGAAAAGAGAATTCTGGCAATAGATCCCGGATACCGAAGCGGATGCAAAGTTGTGTGCCTGGATGAGAAGGGAGATTTACTGCATAACGAAACCCTCTACCCTCACGCTCCGCAGAATGAAAGCGGAATGGCTATGAAAAAAATCCGTTCTATGGTAAATGCCTATAATATTGAAGCTATTTCTATTGGTAACGGAACAGCAAGCCGCGAAACAGAATTTTTCATTAAAAAGATCGCTTTTGATAAGCCTTTGCAGGTTTTTGTGGTTTCTGAAGCCGGAGCATCCGTGTATTCTGCAAGTAAAATTGCAAGAGATGAGTTTCCTTCGTATGATGTAACAGTACGTGGAGCTGTTTCTATCGGAAGAAGACTTTCTGATCCACTGGCTGAATTGGTGAAAATTGATGCCAAATCTATAGGCGTTGGGCAATATCAGCACGATGTGGATCAGACTCAACTTAAAAATGAGCTGGATTCTACTGTCATGAAATGTGTAAATTCTGTGGGAATTAATTTAAATACCGCCAGTAAGTCTCTATTAAGCTATGTTTCCGGAATCGGAGAAAAAATGGCAGAAAACATTGTGAATTACCGTACTGAGAACGGAGCATTTGAAGACAGGAAACAGCTTAAAAAAGTTCCAAGACTTGGAGAAAAAGCGTTCCAGCAAGCCGCCGCTTTCGTGAGAATCACCAATGCCAAAAATCCATTGGATAACTCTGCAGTACATCCGGAAGCGTATGGAATTGTAGAGAAAATGGCAAAAGATTTGGGTATTAAAACCACTGAGCTGATTGCCAATAAAGAAAAAATAGCTCTGGTAAAACCGGAAAACTATACAACAGGAGAAATCGGAATTTTAGGAATTAAAGATATTTTAAAAGAACTTGAGAAGCCGGGACTGGATCCAAGAAAAGCAGCAAAAGTATTTGAATTCGATCCGAATGTTAAAAGCATCAAAGATTTAAAAGCAGGAATGATTCTTCCGGGAATTGTCAATAACATTACCGCTTTTGGATGTTTCGTAGATCTAGGAATCAAAGAAAGCGGGCTGGTTCATATTTCCCAGCTTAAAGATGGCTTTGTATCAGATGTCAATGAAGTGGTAAAACTTCATCAGCATGTTCGTGTAAAGGTAACGGAAGTAGATGAAGCAAGAAAAAGAGTGCAGCTGAGCATGATTTTGTAA
- a CDS encoding YceI family protein, producing MKKISVIALVGVGLLLASCDKGKTAESAATAQEQTVAESKGETLAVDTAASVVNWKAFHKGGMAPRWGTLTVKSGDISVDAGQVAAGNFVIDMNSIKVDPASVTEKDKKPADLEAHLKNPDFFDVAKNPTSDFKITSVTDLKEAPKDAVAGANKTVSGNLTLSRKTMNVTFPAKVDVTESSAAIQAKFTVNRADWGIKFGTSEADPAEWMISKDIEIAIDVKAKK from the coding sequence ATGAAAAAAATTAGCGTAATTGCATTAGTTGGAGTAGGATTGCTTTTGGCATCATGTGATAAAGGAAAAACAGCAGAGTCTGCAGCAACAGCTCAGGAACAAACAGTAGCAGAGAGCAAAGGAGAAACACTGGCAGTAGACACAGCAGCTTCAGTAGTAAACTGGAAAGCATTCCACAAGGGAGGTATGGCACCTCGTTGGGGAACACTTACTGTAAAATCAGGAGATATCAGTGTTGATGCAGGCCAGGTTGCTGCAGGAAACTTTGTGATTGACATGAATTCTATCAAAGTAGATCCGGCTTCAGTAACAGAGAAAGATAAAAAACCGGCAGACCTTGAAGCTCACCTTAAAAACCCTGATTTCTTTGATGTAGCTAAAAACCCTACTTCAGATTTCAAAATTACCAGTGTTACAGATTTGAAAGAAGCACCAAAAGATGCAGTAGCAGGAGCTAATAAAACAGTAAGCGGAAACCTTACATTATCAAGAAAAACAATGAATGTTACTTTCCCTGCTAAAGTAGATGTGACTGAAAGCTCAGCGGCTATTCAGGCGAAGTTTACTGTAAACAGAGCAGATTGGGGAATCAAATTCGGTACTTCAGAAGCAGACCCTGCAGAATGGATGATCAGCAAAGATATCGAGATTGCTATCGATGTAAAAGCTAAAAAATAA
- a CDS encoding DUF1294 domain-containing protein, translating to MIPFLFITNLITFGIFGFDKWQAQKHQWRISENALLGISLLGGVLGAASGMVIFNHKTSKKSFLVKFVLVVLIDLVVFYRLIRR from the coding sequence ATGATTCCTTTTCTTTTTATAACAAACCTGATTACATTTGGGATCTTTGGATTTGATAAATGGCAGGCCCAAAAACATCAATGGAGAATCTCTGAAAATGCTCTTTTAGGAATCTCCCTTCTAGGTGGAGTTTTAGGAGCCGCTTCAGGAATGGTGATTTTTAATCATAAAACATCAAAAAAATCTTTTTTAGTAAAATTTGTTCTTGTGGTTTTGATTGACCTGGTTGTGTTTTACAGATTGATAAGGCGTTGA
- a CDS encoding bacteriocin-like protein, with amino-acid sequence MKNLKKISRTEMKSVQGGIVKGMVRCKDADTCVVRWGWGTGFSSNCAEFDIICGEPPAVDPCEVQACV; translated from the coding sequence ATGAAAAATCTCAAAAAAATTTCCAGAACAGAAATGAAATCAGTTCAGGGAGGAATCGTCAAAGGAATGGTAAGATGCAAAGATGCTGATACATGTGTTGTAAGATGGGGATGGGGAACCGGATTCTCCAGCAATTGTGCAGAGTTTGACATTATATGTGGAGAACCGCCTGCCGTAGATCCATGCGAAGTACAGGCTTGTGTATAA
- the typA gene encoding translational GTPase TypA — MQNIRNIAIIAHVDHGKTTLVDKIIHATNIFRENQESGELIMDNNDLERERGITILSKNISVTYKDTKINVIDTPGHADFGGEVERVLKMADGVILLVDAFEGPMPQTRFVLQKALELGLRPLVVINKVDKPNCRPDEVHDKVFDLFFNLDATEEQLDFPTFYGSSKQGWFNTSLEQTEDILPLLDGILQYVPEPKVTEGNLQMQITSLDFSSFLGRIAIGKVTRGEIKESQWIGLAQADGKIVKGKVKELYVFEGLGKKKVTEVQAGDICAVVGFDAFQIGDSFVDLENPEPLERTAIDEPTLNMTFSINNSPFFGKDGKYVTSNHLKERLTKELEKNLALRVQQTDDANTFLVFGRGILHLSVLIETMRREGYEMTIGQPQVIFREIDGEKCEPYESLVVDVPEEFASRVIDLATQRKGDLHIMETKGEMQHMEFEIPSRGLIGLRSQMLTATAGEAIMAHRFTEYKPFKGAIPGRNNGVLISKTTGPATEYSIAKLQDRGKFFVDPGEEIYTGMIIGEQNKPGDLVVNIVEAKQLNNMRASGKDKDTGVAPKILFSLEECMEYIQGDEAIEVTPNFIRMRKKILSEEERKRVERSAKA; from the coding sequence ATGCAAAACATTAGAAATATTGCGATTATCGCACACGTTGACCACGGAAAGACGACTTTGGTTGACAAGATCATTCACGCTACCAACATTTTCAGAGAAAATCAGGAGAGTGGGGAGTTAATTATGGATAACAACGATCTTGAAAGAGAAAGAGGGATCACGATCTTATCCAAGAATATTTCTGTTACTTATAAAGACACAAAAATTAACGTAATCGATACTCCTGGTCACGCCGATTTTGGTGGAGAAGTAGAAAGAGTATTGAAAATGGCTGATGGGGTTATTTTGTTGGTGGATGCGTTCGAAGGACCAATGCCGCAAACAAGATTCGTACTTCAGAAAGCTTTGGAATTAGGATTGAGACCATTAGTGGTTATCAATAAAGTAGATAAACCAAACTGCCGTCCTGACGAAGTTCATGATAAAGTATTTGACCTTTTCTTCAACCTTGATGCTACAGAAGAGCAATTGGATTTCCCTACATTCTATGGATCTTCAAAACAAGGCTGGTTCAACACTTCATTAGAGCAAACTGAAGATATCTTACCATTATTGGATGGTATTTTACAATATGTTCCTGAACCGAAAGTAACAGAAGGTAATCTTCAGATGCAGATCACTTCTCTTGACTTCTCTTCATTCTTAGGAAGAATTGCAATCGGGAAAGTGACAAGAGGTGAGATCAAAGAATCTCAATGGATTGGTCTTGCTCAGGCAGATGGTAAAATTGTAAAAGGAAAAGTAAAAGAACTTTACGTTTTTGAAGGATTAGGAAAGAAAAAAGTAACTGAAGTACAGGCAGGTGATATCTGTGCTGTAGTAGGTTTTGATGCTTTCCAGATTGGAGATTCTTTCGTAGATCTTGAAAATCCTGAGCCATTGGAAAGAACGGCAATTGATGAGCCTACGCTGAATATGACGTTCTCTATCAACAACTCACCTTTCTTTGGTAAAGACGGTAAATATGTTACTTCTAATCACCTGAAAGAAAGATTAACAAAAGAATTAGAGAAAAACCTTGCATTAAGAGTTCAGCAGACTGATGATGCCAATACATTCCTTGTATTCGGTAGAGGTATTCTTCACTTATCAGTTTTGATCGAAACAATGAGAAGAGAAGGTTACGAAATGACAATTGGTCAGCCGCAGGTTATCTTCAGAGAAATTGATGGTGAGAAATGTGAGCCTTATGAATCTTTGGTTGTTGACGTTCCTGAAGAATTTGCTTCAAGAGTTATTGACCTGGCAACTCAGAGAAAAGGTGACCTTCACATTATGGAAACTAAAGGTGAAATGCAGCACATGGAATTCGAAATTCCTTCAAGAGGTCTGATCGGATTACGTTCTCAGATGTTGACAGCTACAGCTGGTGAAGCTATTATGGCACACCGTTTCACAGAATATAAGCCTTTCAAAGGTGCTATTCCTGGAAGAAACAATGGTGTTTTAATCAGCAAAACAACTGGTCCTGCTACAGAATATTCTATTGCTAAATTGCAGGATAGAGGTAAGTTCTTCGTTGATCCGGGTGAGGAAATCTACACAGGAATGATTATCGGTGAGCAAAACAAACCTGGTGACTTAGTAGTAAATATCGTAGAAGCAAAACAGTTGAACAACATGAGAGCTTCCGGAAAAGATAAAGATACTGGTGTTGCTCCGAAAATTTTATTCTCACTTGAAGAATGTATGGAATACATCCAGGGTGATGAAGCAATTGAGGTAACTCCGAACTTCATCAGAATGAGAAAGAAAATCCTTTCTGAAGAAGAAAGAAAAAGAGTGGAAAGATCTGCAAAAGCATAA
- a CDS encoding glycoside hydrolase family 10 protein, with protein sequence MRMNKLKLIVLLGVFASYATSCSVQNNVVKTPSAKNPTKPINNTNPPKVNPTAVKPATGTGTSGEENFRTNLPEIKREFRGAWIASVANINWPSRNDLTVEQQKAEAISMLDMLRDNNFNAAIFQIRPSADALYTSNIEPWSYFLTGETGTAPYPNYDPLQFWIEEAHKRGLELHVWLNPYRAHHTNGGAVNKLSMANKLSDIVVRLKNGMYWFDPANPKTQGHVSNVVKDIVKRYDIDAVHLDDYFYPYATYNKGADFPDNASWNAYVSSGGTLSRADWRRDNVNKFVERIYKEIHAEKNNVRFGISPFGIWKPGYPAGVVGSSQYDELYADAKLWLNKGWVDYFSPQLYWPIDSKGQSFEGLLSWWQSENTMKRHLWPGLNTVEIKVSDRPAEIKNQIAISRNILKNDAGEIHWSIAGLTKNPNMLPALKSGPYNEKALVPKSPWIKAVPLQTPTLFIADNGSFAQTSWSTKNAADVFLWVLFTQYNGVWQTEILTLDTLSKDIPKSKDGKKLNAVAIKAIDRLGNESDYTARRIK encoded by the coding sequence ATGAGAATGAATAAATTAAAACTTATCGTTTTATTGGGCGTTTTTGCATCTTACGCTACCTCGTGTTCCGTTCAGAACAATGTTGTAAAAACACCTTCCGCGAAGAATCCGACAAAACCAATCAACAATACAAATCCTCCGAAAGTAAATCCAACAGCTGTAAAACCTGCTACAGGTACAGGAACTTCCGGTGAAGAAAATTTCAGAACCAATCTTCCCGAAATCAAAAGAGAATTCCGTGGAGCATGGATCGCAAGTGTTGCCAATATCAACTGGCCATCAAGAAATGATCTTACGGTAGAGCAGCAGAAAGCAGAAGCAATCAGTATGCTTGATATGCTGAGAGACAACAATTTCAACGCTGCTATTTTCCAGATCAGACCTTCCGCAGATGCACTTTATACAAGTAATATCGAGCCATGGTCTTACTTTTTGACCGGAGAAACAGGAACTGCACCATATCCCAATTATGATCCGCTTCAGTTCTGGATTGAAGAAGCTCATAAAAGAGGGCTGGAACTGCATGTCTGGTTGAATCCTTACCGTGCACATCATACCAACGGAGGCGCAGTAAATAAGCTTTCAATGGCCAATAAACTGTCTGATATTGTGGTTAGACTAAAGAACGGAATGTATTGGTTTGATCCTGCTAATCCGAAAACACAAGGCCACGTATCCAATGTGGTGAAAGATATTGTAAAAAGATACGATATTGATGCTGTACATCTTGACGATTATTTCTATCCTTATGCCACTTACAACAAAGGTGCGGATTTTCCTGATAATGCAAGCTGGAATGCCTATGTAAGCAGTGGCGGAACCTTATCCAGAGCAGATTGGAGAAGAGATAACGTGAATAAATTTGTAGAACGGATCTATAAAGAGATTCACGCAGAAAAAAATAATGTAAGATTCGGGATCAGTCCGTTCGGGATATGGAAACCAGGATATCCGGCAGGAGTTGTAGGATCATCACAATATGATGAACTGTATGCAGACGCTAAATTATGGTTAAATAAAGGCTGGGTAGATTATTTCTCACCACAGCTTTACTGGCCTATAGATTCCAAAGGACAAAGCTTCGAAGGCCTGTTAAGCTGGTGGCAGTCTGAAAATACAATGAAACGTCACCTGTGGCCGGGATTGAATACTGTTGAAATAAAAGTATCAGACCGTCCGGCTGAAATCAAAAACCAGATTGCAATTTCCAGAAATATCCTTAAAAATGATGCCGGAGAAATTCATTGGAGTATTGCCGGGCTTACCAAAAATCCAAATATGCTTCCTGCTTTGAAAAGCGGACCATACAATGAAAAAGCATTAGTTCCGAAATCTCCATGGATAAAAGCGGTTCCATTGCAGACTCCAACCTTGTTTATTGCTGATAACGGAAGTTTTGCTCAGACAAGCTGGAGTACAAAAAATGCCGCTGATGTTTTCCTGTGGGTACTTTTTACACAGTACAACGGAGTATGGCAAACAGAAATTCTGACATTGGATACGCTTTCAAAAGATATTCCCAAATCTAAAGACGGGAAAAAATTGAATGCCGTTGCCATCAAAGCTATCGACAGATTAGGAAATGAGAGTGATTATACAGCAAGAAGGATTAAATAG
- a CDS encoding ferritin yields MNTKRLSTNMEKALSDQMNKEIHASHVFLSYGIWADDKGYQGIANFLYRHAQEERNHSIKFMEYILNRGGKPKVDAIPAPPADPESLTACFDGVFKHEVDNTTAIYRIVDLSMEEKDWATWNFMQWFVQEQIEEETLAQNLIDKLKIAGGDRATDESLFTLDKTLQEAPNDVPLAQNATGDNP; encoded by the coding sequence ATGAATACTAAAAGACTTTCCACCAACATGGAAAAAGCCCTTAGTGATCAGATGAACAAAGAAATTCATGCATCACACGTTTTTTTATCTTATGGAATCTGGGCTGATGACAAAGGCTATCAGGGAATTGCCAATTTTCTTTACCGCCATGCTCAGGAAGAGAGAAACCACTCCATCAAATTCATGGAATATATCTTAAACAGAGGAGGAAAACCAAAAGTGGACGCTATTCCTGCTCCTCCCGCAGATCCCGAAAGCCTTACTGCCTGCTTTGATGGTGTCTTTAAGCATGAAGTTGACAATACCACTGCTATTTACAGAATTGTAGATCTTTCTATGGAAGAAAAAGACTGGGCTACGTGGAATTTTATGCAATGGTTTGTACAGGAACAGATTGAAGAAGAAACATTAGCGCAGAACTTAATTGATAAATTAAAAATTGCAGGCGGCGACAGAGCAACAGATGAATCTTTATTTACTTTAGATAAAACTTTGCAGGAAGCACCGAATGATGTGCCGCTGGCTCAGAATGCTACAGGGGACAATCCTTAA
- the ychF gene encoding redox-regulated ATPase YchF translates to MKCGIVGLPNVGKSTLFNCLSNAKAQSANYPFCTIEPNLGTVSVPDQRLFELEKIVKPERVLPAVVEIVDIAGLVKGASKGEGLGNQFLANIRECEAIIHVLRCFDNGNIVHVEGSVDPLRDKEIIDIELQLKDLETVGKAVEKAKKFIKSGKKEDILTYETLQNLQKFLEDGKNAREFAADDFTKSIIGEVQLLTNKPVLYVCNVDENSIKNGNEWIAKIEEMAAGEGAEVVVLAAQIEADINELETFEEREIFLDELGLTEPGVNRLIRKAYDLLKLQTYFTAGVKEVRAWTIGQGWTAPQAAGVIHTDFEKGFIRAEVIKYNDYVNYGSEVKVKEAGKLSVEGKEYIVQDGDIMHFRFNV, encoded by the coding sequence ATGAAATGTGGAATCGTAGGCTTACCGAATGTAGGTAAATCAACTCTTTTTAACTGTCTGAGCAACGCAAAAGCTCAATCAGCAAACTATCCTTTCTGTACGATTGAACCGAACCTTGGAACGGTTTCTGTACCGGATCAGAGATTGTTTGAACTGGAGAAAATCGTAAAACCTGAAAGAGTTTTACCAGCTGTAGTTGAAATTGTTGATATTGCAGGTCTTGTAAAAGGAGCCAGCAAAGGAGAAGGATTGGGAAACCAGTTCTTAGCTAATATCCGCGAGTGTGAAGCGATTATTCATGTTTTAAGATGTTTTGACAACGGAAATATTGTTCACGTAGAAGGTTCAGTAGATCCGTTAAGAGATAAAGAAATTATTGATATAGAACTTCAGCTGAAAGACCTTGAAACAGTGGGAAAAGCAGTTGAAAAAGCTAAAAAATTCATCAAGTCAGGGAAGAAAGAGGATATTCTTACTTACGAAACACTTCAGAATTTACAGAAATTCCTTGAAGATGGTAAAAATGCAAGAGAATTTGCTGCTGATGATTTTACAAAATCAATTATCGGAGAAGTTCAGTTGTTGACGAATAAGCCGGTTCTTTACGTTTGTAATGTAGACGAAAATTCTATCAAAAACGGAAATGAATGGATTGCCAAGATTGAAGAAATGGCTGCAGGCGAAGGTGCTGAAGTCGTAGTATTGGCGGCACAGATTGAAGCTGATATCAACGAACTTGAAACTTTCGAAGAAAGAGAGATTTTCCTTGATGAGCTGGGACTTACAGAACCAGGGGTTAACCGTTTGATCAGAAAGGCTTATGATCTTTTAAAACTTCAGACGTACTTTACAGCCGGAGTAAAAGAAGTAAGAGCCTGGACTATCGGACAGGGATGGACTGCTCCACAAGCTGCAGGAGTAATCCACACAGACTTTGAAAAAGGATTTATCCGTGCAGAAGTAATCAAGTATAATGATTATGTAAATTACGGTTCTGAAGTAAAGGTAAAAGAAGCAGGAAAGCTTTCTGTAGAAGGTAAAGAATATATTGTACAGGATGGTGACATCATGCACTTTAGATTCAACGTATAA
- a CDS encoding helix-turn-helix domain-containing protein codes for MEKLAFTSLEDFYNEMAAKLGKDLESIFPKGLHKDIGHFNVFDIAQTIERAKTTSEMPYNRRKYYKISFIKGRNRAEYADKVISIKQNALLFATPKVPYHWVPEDPDQSGSFCVFTEDFFIKDKSYYNLEDLPIFQPGGMPIFEIDGELAEEIENLFKKIKKEIDSDYVFKYDLIRNYVLELIHYGQKLQPASKISSSNDASMRVVSLFIELLERQFPIESWEQRLQLKTAKDYADRLAVHVNYLNKRLKESTGKTTTELISDRIIQEAKILLKQTRWNVSEISYALGFEEIAHFSNFFKRKTSFTPLEFRS; via the coding sequence ATGGAAAAATTAGCATTTACTTCACTGGAAGATTTTTATAATGAGATGGCTGCCAAGCTGGGCAAAGATCTTGAAAGTATTTTTCCAAAAGGACTTCACAAAGACATTGGTCACTTTAATGTCTTCGATATTGCCCAGACCATCGAAAGAGCAAAGACCACTTCTGAAATGCCCTATAACAGAAGGAAGTATTATAAGATCAGCTTTATAAAAGGACGGAACAGGGCAGAATATGCGGACAAGGTCATTTCAATTAAACAGAACGCACTGTTATTTGCAACGCCTAAGGTCCCTTATCACTGGGTTCCTGAAGATCCCGATCAGTCAGGAAGTTTCTGTGTTTTTACCGAAGACTTTTTCATCAAGGATAAATCGTACTACAACCTTGAAGACCTTCCTATATTTCAGCCAGGTGGAATGCCGATCTTTGAAATTGATGGTGAACTGGCAGAAGAGATTGAAAACCTTTTTAAAAAGATAAAAAAAGAAATTGATTCAGATTATGTATTTAAATATGATCTGATCAGAAACTATGTTCTGGAGCTGATCCATTACGGACAGAAATTACAGCCTGCTTCCAAAATATCATCGTCAAATGATGCATCTATGAGAGTGGTTTCTTTGTTTATAGAGCTGCTGGAAAGACAGTTTCCCATAGAATCCTGGGAACAGAGACTTCAATTGAAAACTGCAAAAGATTATGCAGACAGGCTTGCCGTTCACGTTAATTACCTGAATAAAAGATTAAAAGAAAGTACCGGAAAGACAACTACAGAATTAATTTCAGACCGTATTATCCAGGAAGCAAAAATTCTTTTGAAACAGACCAGATGGAATGTGTCAGAAATATCGTATGCGCTGGGATTTGAGGAAATTGCCCACTTTTCTAATTTCTTTAAAAGGAAAACTTCTTTTACTCCATTAGAATTTCGTTCCTGA
- a CDS encoding SDR family NAD(P)-dependent oxidoreductase codes for MNTKTNIALVTGGSRGLGKNSAIKIAQKGLDVIITYRSNREEAETVVNEIKSMGRNAVAFQLDTKDIKSFDTFVKNVTDHLQQNTGSTHIDYLINNAGTALYSPITEVTEEQLDDVVDIHFKGVFFLTQKLLPFINDGGGIINVSSGLARFATPGSSVYGSIKAGVEMLTKYMAKELGSRKIKANVVAPGAIETDFGGGRVRDNGEINAMVAGATALGRVGLPDDIGGVVAFLCTEDARWINGQRIEVSGGMFL; via the coding sequence ATGAACACAAAAACAAATATTGCACTGGTAACCGGAGGAAGCCGTGGATTAGGGAAAAACTCAGCAATTAAAATTGCTCAAAAAGGACTGGATGTAATTATCACCTACAGAAGCAACAGGGAAGAAGCAGAAACTGTTGTCAATGAGATCAAATCAATGGGAAGGAATGCTGTTGCATTTCAGCTTGACACAAAAGATATTAAGAGCTTTGATACTTTTGTGAAAAACGTAACAGATCACTTGCAGCAAAATACAGGAAGCACTCATATTGACTACCTGATCAATAATGCAGGAACAGCCCTATATTCACCGATTACAGAAGTGACGGAAGAACAGTTGGACGATGTGGTAGACATTCATTTTAAAGGTGTATTTTTTCTGACTCAGAAATTATTGCCATTTATCAATGACGGAGGAGGAATTATCAACGTGTCTTCAGGCTTGGCAAGATTCGCAACACCGGGATCTTCTGTTTACGGATCCATCAAAGCAGGCGTTGAAATGCTCACAAAATATATGGCAAAAGAATTAGGTTCAAGAAAAATCAAAGCCAATGTTGTAGCGCCGGGAGCTATTGAAACAGATTTTGGCGGCGGAAGGGTGAGAGATAATGGAGAAATCAATGCCATGGTAGCTGGTGCTACAGCTTTGGGAAGAGTAGGTCTTCCGGATGATATTGGTGGAGTAGTAGCGTTCCTGTGTACGGAAGATGCAAGATGGATCAACGGGCAAAGAATTGAAGTTTCAGGAGGGATGTTTTTATAA